The stretch of DNA CTTTTTCTGCCCAAAACACACTCACCTGGCCTTCAAACCGATATACAGAACCATATACATTTGGCTTTCCTAATAATACACAGGCGTCGTTAACTAAATAGCGTGTTTGAAAATTATCGGTCCCATCTGCCACTATATCATACTTGTCAATAATCTCCATAGCATTTTTAGATGTTAGGGCTTCATTGTGTTGTACAATAGTAATTTCAGGGTTTATTTCTTTCAGTTTTTCTGATGCCGATTCATTTTTTAATCTTCCGATATCGGATGTGCCATGAATAATTTGTCTTTGTAAGTTAGAGGCATCTACTGTATCATGATCCACAAGCCCAAGTTTACCAATACCTGAAGCCGCTAAATACATAGCTAAAGGCGAACCTAATCCGCCAAGTCCAACAACGAGTACTGAGGCGTTCTTTAATTTTAACTGACCTTCTACACCAACTTCAGACAATAATAAATGTCTGGAATATCTCTTAAGCTCACTTTTTGTTAATTTCATTTTTTGTATATAAAATATGAACTACAACAACACTATTAATAATAAAACAGCAGATTATTTTAATTCTTATCTAATTTTTCAAGTAATCTTTTTCGAACTTTTCTGTAAAGTGCTATGTCTGTTTTATAATCATCAAAAAGTTTAAAACAGGACTCCATGAGTTTTATTCTTTCTTTTTTCTCTAATATCTTAAAAAGTTCTGCATCTTCCAGTCCTATCCTATGGGCGTTAAAACGTAAGGAAACCCATGGCTCATTAATTCCCGGATAAATAATATGGGTATCTCCTGCCGGTAATTTATTCTTTGTATTAGGTAGCTGTGGATGATCTACAACGCTTTTTATAAATGGATTTGGCGAGTTATAATGATTTAAACCCCAATGTAAATAGCCTCCCAGTTCAAACTTCGCTAAGCTCCAACCTAAATATACTTGACGCAGTTTATGCTGATCAAGTAAACGATTCAACCATTTACCTCCAGGAATTAAACAGGTATACACCCAAACTTGGTCACCAGCCTTTTTTTTATTCTCAAAAAATTCTTGATGTTTTTGATATTCCTGAACTTGCGGACACCAATAATCAACCGCATCAGAAAGCCCTAATGTCATTGTTGCTTCTAAAATTGATGCATTTTCAAAATATTTTCTCAAATGTTTTACAAATAATTTATAATCATCAACAACTTCATCAGTAGGCTCGTCAGAAATATGAAACATGATACGTCCGTTCCATTCATTTTTATCGATGATCTTTTTAAGTTGGGTAAAAACGGTTTCGTAAAATGCATAGCCTTCTTCTGAATTTACCAACATATCTGAATTTAAATTAGAGCTCAGCGTTGTAGAAGACCAATCTCCTTTTGTTCTATGTGCTAAGGGTGAAAATTCAATGTAATAGATTCCTGCATCAGAAAATATTTTAATTAATTTTTCCAATCTGGCACTTTGCAACTGAGGGACTTCCTGCACCTTTTCAAACATATCAGACAACGTTACCCAAAAAACATTTTGCCTTCCTTCTGCCATAATCTCAGCATACTTTTTTATAAGCTCCCAATGGTTTTGGCTCCACATATCGACGTCATGACTTTTAGCCATTCTTTTTAAACTAAACCAATTGGTATATCCGTAGGTATTATATCCCGAATCTGGAACGGTACTTTTGTGGACTACCGTTGTAACATGCAATATTTTGGAAAAATTTAAGCCTTTAATTTCAAGTGTTGACTCATAAGTTCCTTCTGAAAGTTGCTTAGGAATAGCCCATTTTATATTAAATGCTTCTGTTTTATGCTCGCTAAAAAAAGGAAACGTTATGGGCTGCAGAACTTCATAAACACGAAAAGGAGCTCTTCTTAAAACATGTGGGTTTGTTTGGTTAGTGTACTGCTCGGTTCTACTATCTAAACCCGTGTTTTCTTCTACAGGTACATCAAGTAATCTGCATGTCTTCACTTTATAAAATAACCCTTCTAAATTATGGTTGATCTTAATAATATCTTTTTCTTCCAATTTATTCAAAAGGATATTCACACTTAACACGCCTCCCTTTGGTGCATGTAATGTTATATGATTAACCTCTTCAATTATTTTAGTGTCTGGATATAATGGTGCCAACTCATCAAACAGACTTATTTTTTGAGCATAAACTGAATATTGAACTAAAATTAGACTAATTACAACTAACGTTTTTTTCATAAGTCTATATTTATTGTTTTTTAATTGTCATACTTCGACTTTAGTTTATGCTGAGCGTAGTCGGAGTACTCAGCATAAACATGTAGTTTCCATACAATCATTTATTCTCAAGATTTTATTTTTTGTCAATGGAATTCATTATGAACATTGCATTTATAAATGATTTTCAATTCTATTTATTTTTTGGCTAACCCATTTAATTCCTTTTTAGCATTTCTGAGCATCCCTTCTAAATCTTCCGGCTTTTTAGTGATATTAAATTCGGCTACTAATTTATTTAAAGTATCTAATGCTACCTTCATGTCTCTTTTAGTAAAATCTTCACGTAGAATTCTAATTTTTTCTGCATCTTGAATACCTTCTCTTAAAGTTTCAAAACGAATGGAGCTTCTATTATCCGGATACACCATATACGTATCGCCTGCAGGCCACGCTCTAAAACGTGAATCTTGCAAAGGGTTTTCTACCCAACTATTATATGCCCATCGTAAAAAACCATCAAAATTAGCAGCTATACTATACCATCCTATAAAAACGCCTTCAGCTGGTGGCGAAAATGTAAACACATTAGGGAATCCGTCAGAACAGCATACATAGTGTGTACTAATATAACCGTTTTG from Flavivirga spongiicola encodes:
- a CDS encoding DUF4091 domain-containing protein, whose product is MKKTLVVISLILVQYSVYAQKISLFDELAPLYPDTKIIEEVNHITLHAPKGGVLSVNILLNKLEEKDIIKINHNLEGLFYKVKTCRLLDVPVEENTGLDSRTEQYTNQTNPHVLRRAPFRVYEVLQPITFPFFSEHKTEAFNIKWAIPKQLSEGTYESTLEIKGLNFSKILHVTTVVHKSTVPDSGYNTYGYTNWFSLKRMAKSHDVDMWSQNHWELIKKYAEIMAEGRQNVFWVTLSDMFEKVQEVPQLQSARLEKLIKIFSDAGIYYIEFSPLAHRTKGDWSSTTLSSNLNSDMLVNSEEGYAFYETVFTQLKKIIDKNEWNGRIMFHISDEPTDEVVDDYKLFVKHLRKYFENASILEATMTLGLSDAVDYWCPQVQEYQKHQEFFENKKKAGDQVWVYTCLIPGGKWLNRLLDQHKLRQVYLGWSLAKFELGGYLHWGLNHYNSPNPFIKSVVDHPQLPNTKNKLPAGDTHIIYPGINEPWVSLRFNAHRIGLEDAELFKILEKKERIKLMESCFKLFDDYKTDIALYRKVRKRLLEKLDKN